From a region of the Thermus caldilimi genome:
- a CDS encoding response regulator transcription factor, with translation MQVLLLEDEPRLGRAVEGALLAQGYGVRWAKGLEEAREAFLELEPDLMVLDVRLPEDPDGGFRFAEEVRGAGYRGPILFLTARDSLEDRVLGLDLGGDDYLVKPFHLEELLARVRALLRRGAEAKGSRVRLGPLEADLAGRAVLYGGQRVDLSLKEFALLEVFLLHPGRVFAPEELAEKVFGDAEKVGAVKVYIHYLRQKMHPQVIRTVPGGYRLGHEP, from the coding sequence GTGCAGGTGCTCCTCCTCGAGGACGAGCCCCGCCTGGGCCGGGCGGTGGAAGGGGCGCTCTTGGCCCAGGGCTACGGGGTGCGCTGGGCCAAGGGGTTGGAGGAGGCCAGGGAGGCCTTCTTAGAGCTGGAGCCCGACCTCATGGTCCTGGACGTGCGTCTGCCCGAGGACCCGGATGGGGGCTTCCGCTTCGCGGAGGAGGTGCGGGGGGCGGGCTACCGGGGGCCCATCCTCTTCCTCACCGCTAGGGACAGCCTGGAGGACCGGGTTCTGGGCCTAGACCTGGGCGGGGACGACTACCTGGTGAAGCCCTTCCACCTGGAGGAGCTCCTGGCCCGGGTGCGGGCCCTGTTGCGCCGGGGGGCGGAGGCCAAGGGGAGCCGGGTGCGCCTGGGGCCCCTGGAGGCCGACCTGGCGGGGCGGGCGGTCCTTTACGGGGGCCAGCGGGTGGACCTCTCCTTGAAGGAGTTTGCCCTCCTGGAGGTCTTTCTCCTGCATCCGGGCCGGGTCTTCGCCCCGGAGGAGCTGGCGGAAAAGGTCTTTGGGGATGCGGAGAAGGTGGGGGCGGTGAAGGTGTACATCCACTACCTGAGGCAGAAGATGCATCCGCAGGTCATACGCACCGTCCCCGGGGGGTACCGGCTTGGCCATGAGCCTTAG
- the hemQ gene encoding hydrogen peroxide-dependent heme synthase: protein MGGYIPEPTFTLEGWHILHDFRRLDHAAWFAAPKEERQAAWEELSEILGEWEKVEAEGKGSFGVYQVITPKADLLFLNLRENLDALLEVEARLNKSLFARYLSPAYGFYSVVELGSQTGPLDPEAPYIKPRLTPRVPKTGYVCFYPMNKRRQGQDNWYLLPAKERAELMKAHGETGRKYQGKVLQVISGAQGLDDWEWGVDLFSEDPIQFKKIVYEMRFDEVSARFGEFGPFYVGKRLSQEALARFLKVG from the coding sequence ATGGGAGGTTACATTCCTGAGCCCACCTTCACCCTCGAGGGCTGGCACATCCTTCACGACTTCCGCCGCCTGGACCATGCCGCCTGGTTCGCCGCCCCCAAGGAGGAACGGCAGGCCGCCTGGGAGGAGCTTTCGGAAATCCTGGGGGAGTGGGAAAAGGTGGAGGCGGAGGGCAAGGGGTCCTTCGGCGTGTACCAGGTGATCACCCCCAAGGCCGACCTCCTCTTCCTGAACCTGAGGGAGAACCTGGACGCCCTCCTGGAGGTGGAGGCCAGGCTCAACAAGAGCCTCTTTGCCCGCTATCTAAGCCCCGCCTACGGGTTTTACTCGGTGGTGGAGCTGGGAAGCCAGACCGGGCCCCTGGACCCCGAGGCCCCCTACATCAAGCCCCGCCTGACCCCCAGGGTGCCCAAGACGGGCTACGTCTGCTTCTACCCCATGAACAAGCGCCGCCAGGGCCAGGATAACTGGTACCTGCTCCCCGCCAAGGAGCGGGCGGAGCTCATGAAGGCCCACGGGGAGACCGGGAGGAAGTACCAGGGCAAGGTCTTGCAGGTGATCAGCGGGGCCCAGGGCCTGGACGACTGGGAGTGGGGGGTGGACCTCTTCAGCGAGGACCCCATCCAGTTCAAGAAGATCGTGTACGAGATGCGCTTTGACGAGGTATCCGCCCGCTTTGGCGAGTTCGGGCCCTTCTACGTGGGCAAGCGCCTCAGCCAAGAGGCCCTGGCCCGCTTCCTGAAGGTGGGGTGA
- a CDS encoding sensor histidine kinase: MSLRARLALFLALSIGAALLFQGGLSYLTFRRLVEADLDRSLLFYVGTLSEGRRPPRGEFAFRLAQGEEVQQSPNFPPLPALPPGAYWREGWRILVLEVPGGTLTVARYDPGAVAALRNFRLALLGTGALLTLLFALLASRLAGAALRPLSRLTEVAQKVADSGDLSHRVEAGGSGELKALAESFNHMLERLQAFLDRERRFTRDAAHELRTPVAAALAQVEGAEAGYLDQEEALQAAKEELLRMKRLVEALLVLAREGRVERVGLDLAALARQEAEAFRVPYRGPEALPFFGDPLLLSQALRNLLQNARLHGEGQGVEVVLREEGQEAVLEVRDQGPGMPEGALEEAGRPFFRASRQPGEGLGLSVAKKVAEAHGGRLELLPNRPSGLVARLRLPL; the protein is encoded by the coding sequence ATGAGCCTTAGGGCGCGGCTGGCCCTCTTCCTGGCCCTTTCCATCGGGGCCGCCCTCCTCTTCCAGGGGGGCTTGAGCTACCTGACCTTCCGGCGCCTCGTGGAGGCCGACCTGGACCGCTCCCTTCTCTTCTACGTGGGCACCCTTTCCGAGGGCAGGAGGCCCCCAAGGGGGGAGTTCGCCTTCCGGCTGGCCCAGGGGGAAGAGGTGCAGCAGAGCCCTAACTTTCCCCCCCTTCCTGCCCTCCCCCCTGGGGCCTACTGGCGGGAGGGGTGGCGGATCCTGGTCTTGGAGGTACCGGGAGGCACCCTCACCGTGGCCCGCTACGACCCGGGGGCGGTGGCCGCCCTGCGCAACTTCCGCCTGGCCCTCCTGGGAACCGGGGCCCTCCTCACCCTCCTCTTCGCCCTCCTGGCCTCGAGGCTGGCGGGGGCTGCCCTCCGCCCCCTTTCCCGCCTCACCGAGGTAGCCCAAAAGGTGGCGGACTCCGGGGACCTCTCCCACCGGGTGGAGGCCGGAGGCAGCGGGGAGCTGAAAGCGTTGGCGGAGAGCTTCAACCACATGCTGGAGCGGCTCCAGGCCTTCCTGGACCGGGAGCGCCGTTTCACCCGGGACGCGGCCCACGAGCTCCGTACCCCGGTGGCCGCCGCCTTGGCCCAGGTGGAGGGGGCGGAGGCGGGCTACCTGGACCAAGAGGAGGCCCTACAGGCGGCCAAGGAGGAGCTTCTGCGCATGAAGCGCCTGGTGGAAGCCCTTCTGGTCCTGGCCCGGGAGGGGCGGGTGGAGCGGGTAGGGCTGGACCTGGCGGCCCTGGCCCGGCAAGAGGCGGAGGCCTTCCGCGTGCCCTACCGGGGGCCGGAGGCCCTGCCCTTCTTTGGGGACCCCCTCCTCCTTTCCCAGGCCCTGAGGAACCTCCTGCAGAACGCCCGCCTCCACGGGGAGGGGCAGGGGGTGGAGGTGGTCCTCCGAGAAGAGGGGCAGGAGGCGGTCCTGGAGGTGCGGGACCAGGGTCCGGGGATGCCGGAAGGGGCCCTGGAGGAGGCGGGCAGGCCCTTCTTCCGGGCCTCGAGGCAGCCCGGGGAAGGGCTTGGCCTCTCCGTGGCCAAGAAGGTGGCCGAGGCCCACGGGGGGCGGCTGGAGCTTCTCCCCAACCGCCCCTCCGGCCTGGTGGCCCGCCTGCGGCTGCCCCTCTAG
- a CDS encoding secondary thiamine-phosphate synthase enzyme YjbQ yields the protein MKTIRIPTPKEGLVNITRQVEEVLAGHTGLVYLFVPHTTCGLTVQEGADPDVAHDLLARLEELAPRVHPKDRHAEGNSHAHLKSLLTGVHLLLPAEGGRLRLGRWQQVFLAEFDGPRMREVWVKLL from the coding sequence ATGAAGACCATCCGCATCCCCACCCCCAAGGAAGGTTTGGTGAACATCACCCGCCAGGTGGAGGAGGTCTTGGCCGGGCACACCGGCTTGGTCTACCTCTTCGTTCCCCACACCACCTGTGGCCTCACCGTGCAGGAGGGGGCGGACCCCGATGTGGCCCACGACCTTCTCGCCCGCCTGGAGGAGCTGGCCCCCAGGGTGCATCCCAAGGACCGGCATGCGGAAGGAAACTCCCACGCCCACCTGAAAAGCCTCCTCACCGGGGTGCACCTCCTCCTTCCCGCCGAGGGAGGGAGGCTTAGGCTTGGCCGCTGGCAGCAGGTTTTCCTAGCGGAGTTCGACGGACCGAGGATGCGGGAGGTGTGGGTCAAGCTCCTCTAG
- a CDS encoding DUF2271 domain-containing protein yields MLKRYYSRRSFFRRVLGGALALGLARAQGKAWPQGMELRVSFTYEGGGFRYRAPYVAVYVEDEKGNLVRTLGLFLMPGKGERWWNALRRYFTLGSLEAMRTLSGPTRPPGQYTLAWNGLDDRGRAVPQGGYYVCVEYAREHGPYELFRERVEIGEKPFQKTYPLRGELREVSLDYRRKA; encoded by the coding sequence ATGCTTAAGCGCTATTACAGCCGCAGAAGCTTTTTCCGAAGGGTGTTGGGCGGAGCCCTGGCCCTGGGGTTGGCCAGGGCCCAAGGCAAGGCCTGGCCGCAAGGGATGGAGCTCAGGGTCAGCTTCACCTACGAGGGAGGAGGGTTCCGCTACCGGGCCCCTTACGTGGCCGTGTACGTGGAGGACGAGAAGGGGAACCTGGTCCGCACCCTGGGGCTTTTCCTCATGCCGGGGAAGGGGGAGCGGTGGTGGAACGCCCTCCGGCGCTACTTCACCCTGGGGAGCCTCGAGGCCATGCGCACCCTTTCCGGCCCCACCCGCCCCCCAGGGCAGTACACCCTGGCCTGGAATGGTCTGGACGACCGGGGCCGCGCCGTGCCCCAGGGGGGCTATTACGTGTGCGTGGAATACGCCCGGGAGCATGGCCCCTACGAGCTCTTCCGGGAAAGGGTGGAGATCGGGGAGAAGCCCTTCCAGAAAACCTACCCCTTAAGGGGGGAGCTTAGGGAGGTGAGCCTTGATTACCGCAGGAAAGCCTAA
- a CDS encoding chlorite dismutase family protein encodes MPHLWGFSLYRLLPEFRRLEAEHQEHLKEEFAQFLTRWQEKEGFLQVYSLVGLSPEADFLLWQGASHPKALQALRREMHRTRLMGFLEPVALYLGQGEGEPSGEFLALFHFGLEGGPPEGARTFQGEGLLALEGPWEVLFPLALREGGYLAARRTPRELLDEL; translated from the coding sequence ATGCCGCACCTTTGGGGGTTTAGCCTCTACAGGCTTTTGCCGGAGTTCCGCCGCCTCGAGGCCGAGCATCAGGAACACCTGAAGGAGGAGTTCGCCCAGTTCCTAACCCGCTGGCAGGAAAAGGAGGGCTTCCTCCAGGTCTACAGCCTGGTGGGGCTTTCCCCCGAGGCCGATTTCCTCCTCTGGCAGGGGGCCTCGCACCCCAAGGCCCTCCAGGCCCTGAGGCGGGAGATGCACCGCACCCGCCTCATGGGGTTCCTGGAGCCCGTGGCCCTTTACCTGGGCCAAGGGGAAGGGGAGCCCTCGGGGGAGTTTTTGGCCCTTTTCCACTTTGGCCTGGAGGGAGGCCCGCCCGAGGGGGCGAGGACCTTCCAGGGGGAGGGGCTTTTGGCCCTCGAGGGGCCCTGGGAAGTGCTCTTCCCCCTGGCCCTGCGGGAAGGGGGGTACCTTGCCGCCCGGCGCACCCCCAGGGAGCTTTTGGACGAGCTTTAA
- a CDS encoding FAD:protein FMN transferase has translation MGRHGARWEGVLGSFLEVQVLAPPWRVRRVFPAVVQEVARLEGLLSRHRDSELTRLVRQGGGRPSPEVREVLTWALRLQEATGGAFHPAPRHGGEALRLHGEEVEVLAPLDLDGLAKGYIADRAAAAALRAGAWAALVNLGGDLARKGPGRAEVGVEDPLGPDNAKPAWILSLREGGVATSGLRHKGLHLLDPRRKAPASPPTALQATVMAPSALLADGLTKALFLLGKEGFPVLRRFGAEGILFTPDGPVPSPGLRGGKDA, from the coding sequence ATGGGCCGGCACGGGGCCAGATGGGAGGGCGTTCTGGGAAGCTTCCTGGAGGTCCAGGTCCTCGCCCCGCCCTGGCGGGTCCGCAGGGTCTTCCCGGCGGTGGTGCAGGAGGTGGCCAGGCTGGAGGGCCTCTTAAGCCGCCACCGGGATAGCGAGCTCACCCGCCTGGTGCGCCAGGGGGGAGGCCGGCCAAGCCCGGAGGTGCGGGAGGTTCTCACCTGGGCCCTCAGGCTCCAGGAAGCCACGGGCGGGGCCTTTCACCCCGCCCCCCGGCACGGGGGGGAAGCCCTGCGCCTCCACGGGGAGGAGGTGGAGGTCCTGGCCCCCCTGGACCTGGACGGCCTGGCCAAGGGCTACATCGCCGACCGGGCCGCAGCGGCCGCCCTTAGGGCGGGGGCCTGGGCCGCCCTGGTGAACCTGGGCGGGGACCTGGCCCGCAAAGGGCCGGGGCGGGCGGAGGTGGGGGTGGAAGACCCCTTGGGCCCCGACAACGCCAAGCCCGCCTGGATCCTGTCCCTGAGGGAAGGGGGCGTGGCCACCAGCGGGCTACGGCATAAGGGGCTCCACCTCCTGGACCCCCGCCGGAAAGCCCCGGCAAGTCCCCCAACGGCCCTCCAGGCCACGGTGATGGCCCCCAGCGCCCTCCTGGCCGACGGCCTCACCAAGGCCCTCTTCCTCCTGGGGAAGGAGGGGTTTCCCGTGCTCAGGCGCTTTGGAGCCGAGGGAATCCTCTTCACCCCGGATGGCCCCGTGCCGAGCCCCGGACTTAGGGGAGGGAAGGATGCTTAA
- a CDS encoding mechanosensitive ion channel family protein, giving the protein MVALHAALALLLAWLLALYGARALNALGRLTPTERDDRFFQALGFLWWGVVVLLALSYLAHALAWPLEPLATWGKALAQWLGSRGLTVLAVVGLTFVAYRLAPLLLARLPEPEGELTREAVRRRTLRTVADSVLKIAILTLGGLFLLSNLGFNVTALLAGAGVAGLAISFAAQNLIRDFINGFFILLEDQYGVGDIVLLNGVGGQVERFNLRLTVLRDLEGRVHFIPNSEVRQVTVLTQEWSRAVVDVGVAYKEDLDRVLAVFQDEVARFHQDPEWQDRFTEPPEVLGVQNLDQSAVVIRVLFNTRPAQQWAVAREFRRRIKNRLDREGIEIPYPHQKLYFGEPLRLEKGA; this is encoded by the coding sequence ATGGTGGCCCTACACGCAGCCCTCGCCCTCCTTCTGGCCTGGCTTTTAGCCCTCTACGGAGCCAGGGCCCTGAACGCCCTGGGGCGCCTCACCCCCACGGAGCGGGACGACCGCTTCTTCCAGGCCCTGGGCTTCCTCTGGTGGGGGGTGGTGGTCCTCCTGGCCCTGAGCTACCTGGCCCACGCCCTCGCCTGGCCCCTGGAACCCCTGGCCACCTGGGGGAAGGCCCTCGCCCAGTGGCTGGGAAGCCGGGGCCTAACCGTCTTAGCGGTGGTGGGCCTTACCTTTGTGGCCTACCGCCTGGCGCCCCTCCTCCTCGCAAGGCTTCCCGAGCCCGAAGGGGAGCTCACCCGGGAAGCGGTACGGCGCCGAACCCTGAGGACCGTGGCGGATTCCGTGCTGAAGATAGCCATCCTCACCCTGGGGGGGCTCTTCCTCCTTTCCAACCTGGGCTTCAACGTCACCGCCCTCCTGGCGGGGGCGGGGGTGGCGGGGTTGGCCATCAGCTTCGCCGCCCAGAACCTGATCCGGGACTTCATCAACGGGTTTTTCATCCTCCTGGAGGACCAGTACGGGGTGGGGGATATCGTGCTTCTCAACGGGGTGGGGGGGCAGGTGGAGCGCTTCAACCTGCGCCTCACCGTCCTCCGGGATCTGGAGGGCCGGGTCCACTTCATCCCCAACTCCGAGGTGCGCCAGGTGACGGTCCTCACCCAGGAGTGGAGCCGGGCGGTGGTGGACGTGGGGGTGGCCTACAAGGAGGACCTGGACCGGGTTTTGGCGGTGTTCCAAGACGAGGTGGCTCGCTTCCACCAGGATCCGGAGTGGCAGGACCGGTTCACCGAACCCCCGGAGGTCCTGGGGGTGCAGAACCTGGACCAAAGCGCCGTGGTCATCCGGGTCCTCTTCAACACCAGGCCCGCCCAGCAATGGGCGGTGGCCCGGGAGTTCCGCCGCCGCATCAAAAACCGCCTGGACCGTGAGGGCATAGAGATCCCCTATCCCCACCAGAAGCTCTACTTCGGCGAACCCCTTAGGCTGGAGAAGGGAGCGTAA
- a CDS encoding RelA/SpoT family protein, with product MVSVSALWEKLAPLLDYLPAGEREKVREAYLFAEEAHRGQLRRSGEPYITHPVAVAEILASLHVDADTVMAGLLHDTLEDCGVSGEELERRFGPGVRKLVEGETKVSKLYKLANLEGEEKRAEDLRQMFIAMAEDVRIIIVKLADRLHNLRTLEHMPPEKQRRIAQETLEIYAPLAHRLGMGQLKWELEDLSFRYLHPEAYHALLSRIQETQEAREQIIRKAIAALEEALRKDELLQAQLQGLEVTGRPKHLYSIWKKMEREGKALEQIYDLLAVRVVLDPKPAPTEEGRALREKQVCYHVLGLVHALWQPIPGRVKDYIAVPKPNGYQSLHTTVIALEGLPLEVQIRTQKMHRIAEYGIAAHWLYKEGLTDPEELKRRVSWLKSIQEWQQEFSSSREFVEAVTRDLLGGRVFVFTPKGRIINLPKGATPVDFAYHIHTEVGHHMVGAKVNGRIVPLSYELQNGEIVEILTAKNAHPSKDWLEFAKTRSAKSKIRQYFRTQERQETLERGQNLLERYLKRRSLPKPSDSQLEEAAKKLGLTPSPEELYLALALNRLTPKQVAEKLYPKALLKPEKPKAPPRNEWGIRLEQDLQAPIRLASCCEPMKGDAILGFVTRGRGVTIHRADCPNLRRILQGPEADRVIGAYWEGVGGKVATLEVLAQDRAGLLRDVMQVVAEAGKSALGSETRILGPLARIRLRLTVQDGERDSLVQAIKGVKSVQEVRWV from the coding sequence GTGGTATCCGTCTCGGCTCTTTGGGAAAAGCTTGCACCCCTTTTAGACTACCTCCCGGCAGGGGAGCGGGAAAAGGTGCGGGAGGCCTACCTCTTCGCCGAGGAGGCCCACCGGGGCCAGCTCAGGCGAAGCGGGGAACCCTATATCACCCACCCGGTGGCGGTGGCGGAGATCCTGGCCTCCCTGCACGTGGATGCGGATACCGTGATGGCGGGCCTCCTCCACGACACCCTGGAGGACTGCGGGGTAAGCGGGGAGGAGCTGGAAAGGCGCTTTGGCCCCGGGGTGCGCAAGCTGGTGGAGGGGGAGACCAAGGTCAGCAAGCTCTACAAGCTGGCCAACCTCGAGGGGGAGGAAAAGCGGGCCGAGGACCTCCGCCAGATGTTCATCGCCATGGCGGAGGACGTACGCATCATCATCGTGAAGCTGGCGGACCGCCTTCACAACCTCCGCACTCTGGAGCACATGCCCCCCGAGAAGCAAAGGCGCATCGCCCAGGAAACCCTGGAGATCTACGCCCCCCTGGCCCACCGCCTGGGAATGGGGCAGCTCAAGTGGGAGCTGGAGGACCTTTCCTTCCGCTACCTCCACCCCGAGGCCTACCACGCCCTTCTTTCCCGCATCCAGGAAACCCAGGAGGCCCGGGAACAGATCATCCGAAAAGCCATAGCGGCCCTGGAGGAAGCCCTGAGGAAGGATGAGCTCCTCCAGGCCCAGCTTCAAGGCCTGGAGGTGACGGGCCGCCCCAAGCACCTCTACTCCATCTGGAAGAAGATGGAACGGGAGGGGAAGGCTCTGGAACAGATCTACGACCTCTTGGCGGTCCGGGTCGTCCTGGATCCCAAGCCCGCCCCCACGGAGGAAGGAAGGGCCTTGAGGGAAAAGCAGGTCTGCTACCACGTCCTGGGGCTGGTCCACGCCCTCTGGCAGCCCATCCCCGGCCGGGTTAAGGACTACATCGCCGTGCCCAAGCCGAACGGCTACCAAAGCCTCCACACCACGGTCATCGCCCTGGAGGGGCTTCCCTTGGAGGTGCAGATCCGGACCCAAAAGATGCACCGCATCGCCGAGTACGGGATCGCCGCCCACTGGCTTTACAAGGAGGGCCTCACCGACCCCGAGGAGCTAAAAAGGCGGGTTTCCTGGCTTAAAAGCATCCAGGAGTGGCAGCAGGAGTTTTCTAGCTCCCGGGAGTTCGTGGAGGCGGTGACCCGGGACCTGCTGGGGGGCAGGGTCTTCGTCTTCACCCCCAAGGGGCGGATCATCAACCTGCCCAAGGGAGCTACCCCCGTGGACTTCGCCTACCACATCCACACCGAGGTGGGGCACCACATGGTGGGGGCCAAGGTCAATGGGCGCATCGTCCCCCTCTCCTACGAGCTACAAAACGGGGAGATCGTGGAGATCCTCACCGCCAAAAACGCCCACCCCTCCAAGGACTGGTTGGAGTTCGCCAAGACCCGGAGCGCCAAGAGCAAGATCCGCCAGTACTTCCGCACCCAGGAGCGCCAGGAAACCCTGGAGAGGGGGCAGAACCTCCTGGAGCGCTACCTGAAGCGCCGTAGCCTCCCCAAGCCCAGCGACAGCCAGCTGGAGGAGGCGGCGAAGAAGCTGGGCCTCACCCCCTCCCCCGAGGAGCTCTACCTGGCCCTGGCCCTAAACCGCCTCACCCCCAAGCAGGTGGCGGAAAAGCTTTACCCCAAGGCGCTCCTCAAGCCGGAAAAGCCCAAGGCACCCCCCAGGAACGAGTGGGGGATCCGCCTGGAGCAGGACCTCCAGGCCCCCATCCGCCTGGCCTCCTGCTGCGAGCCCATGAAGGGGGACGCCATCTTGGGCTTCGTCACCCGGGGCCGGGGGGTCACCATCCACCGGGCGGACTGCCCCAACCTGCGCCGGATCCTCCAGGGACCGGAGGCGGACCGGGTCATCGGGGCCTACTGGGAGGGGGTGGGGGGGAAGGTGGCCACCCTCGAGGTCCTGGCCCAGGACCGGGCCGGGCTCCTGAGGGACGTGATGCAGGTGGTGGCCGAAGCGGGCAAGAGCGCCTTGGGCTCGGAAACCCGCATCCTGGGCCCCCTGGCCCGCATCCGCCTCCGCTTGACCGTGCAGGACGGGGAACGGGACTCCCTGGTCCAAGCCATAAAGGGCGTGAAAAGCGTGCAGGAGGTGCGCTGGGTCTAG
- a CDS encoding PepSY-associated TM helix domain-containing protein, protein MITAGKPKSGASPLRARLYAWARVLHLYLSMLALMAVLFFALTGLTLNHPEWFGEGRVRKLTGTLPGAPYLQGEAVDWLRLSEDLRALGLKGRVSEYGQSGGQAWLSFRAPGYGADAQVDLKTGAYTLSLTEAGLVAALNDLHKGRDTPGAWKWVIDLSALFLALVSLTGLLLSLFLRKTRRPALLTLLLGLLLFGGLALWASL, encoded by the coding sequence TTGATTACCGCAGGAAAGCCTAAAAGCGGGGCCAGCCCCCTCAGGGCCCGCCTTTACGCCTGGGCCCGGGTCCTTCACCTCTACCTTTCCATGCTGGCCCTGATGGCGGTCCTCTTCTTCGCCCTCACCGGCCTCACCCTGAACCACCCCGAGTGGTTCGGGGAAGGGCGGGTGAGGAAGCTCACCGGAACCCTGCCCGGTGCCCCTTACCTGCAGGGAGAGGCCGTGGACTGGCTGAGGCTTTCCGAGGACCTCCGGGCCCTCGGGCTTAAGGGGCGGGTTTCCGAGTACGGCCAAAGCGGGGGCCAGGCCTGGCTTTCCTTCCGGGCCCCCGGCTACGGAGCCGATGCCCAGGTGGACCTGAAGACGGGGGCGTACACCCTAAGCCTCACGGAGGCCGGTCTGGTGGCGGCCCTCAACGACCTGCACAAGGGCCGGGATACCCCAGGAGCCTGGAAATGGGTCATAGACCTTTCCGCTCTCTTCCTGGCCCTGGTGAGCCTCACCGGCCTGCTCCTGAGCCTCTTCCTGCGCAAAACCCGGCGTCCGGCCCTCCTCACCCTGCTTCTGGGCCTTCTCCTTTTCGGGGGCCTGGCCCTCTGGGCCTCCCTTTAA